In Limanda limanda chromosome 23, fLimLim1.1, whole genome shotgun sequence, a genomic segment contains:
- the LOC132996511 gene encoding histone H2B → MPEPAKPAPKKGSKKAVAKAPGKGGKKRRKSRKESYAIYVYKVLKQVHPDTGISSKAMGIMNSFVSDIFERIAGEASRLAHYNKRSTITSREIQTAVRLLLPGELAKHAVSEGTKAVTKYTSSK, encoded by the coding sequence ATGCCTGAACCAGCGAAGCCTGCGCCCAAGAAGGGCTCCAAGAAAGCGGTGGCGAAGGCCCCCGGTAAGGgcggaaagaagaggaggaagtccaGGAAGGAGAGCTACGCCATCTACGTGTACAAGGTGCTGAAGCAGGTCCACCCCGACACTGGGATCTCGTCCAAGGCCATGGGCATCATGAACTCCTTCGTGAGCGACATCTTCGAGCGCATCGCCGGTGAGGCCTCTCGTCTGGCTCATTACAACAAGCGCTCCACCATCACCTCCAGGGAGATTCAGACCGCCGTCCGTCTGCTGCTGCCCGGGGAGCTGGCCAAACACGCCGTGTCTGAGGGCACCAAGGCCGTGACCAAGTACACCAGCTCCAAGTAA